A single genomic interval of Nostoc commune NIES-4072 harbors:
- a CDS encoding Nif3-like dinuclear metal center hexameric protein, giving the protein MKIADLITWFEAWANPAWCESWDNCGWQIEPGVLQEKARVLVCLTPTLAVMQEAIALNANLIFAHHPLIFTPPKSLRTGEAIAEMVRLSFTHNIGIYTAHTNFDQVQDGTADVLAQILELKEVTPIVPTQGGLGYGRVGLLEPFLTLQELLAAIQSRLAPPNLIFSPSADLQQTISRVAVLGGSGASYISAVAKTGTQVYLTSDCKFHQFQESRDRNLILIDAGHYATERPACDRLVQKFQSLNLDWVQLSQKDEDFRQFFA; this is encoded by the coding sequence ATGAAAATTGCTGACTTAATTACTTGGTTTGAAGCATGGGCAAATCCCGCTTGGTGTGAAAGCTGGGATAATTGCGGCTGGCAGATTGAACCAGGAGTATTGCAGGAAAAAGCACGGGTTTTAGTATGTTTGACACCGACTTTGGCAGTAATGCAAGAAGCGATCGCTCTCAATGCTAATCTGATATTTGCCCATCATCCGTTGATTTTTACTCCTCCCAAATCTTTACGCACTGGTGAAGCGATCGCAGAAATGGTACGGTTGTCCTTTACCCACAATATTGGTATTTACACTGCCCATACGAATTTTGATCAAGTGCAGGATGGTACTGCTGACGTTTTAGCTCAAATTTTAGAACTCAAAGAAGTTACTCCCATAGTACCGACACAAGGAGGATTAGGATATGGTCGTGTTGGTTTGCTAGAGCCATTTCTAACATTACAGGAATTACTCGCAGCCATTCAAAGCCGACTTGCTCCCCCTAATTTGATTTTTTCTCCAAGTGCTGATTTACAGCAAACAATTTCACGAGTTGCTGTTTTAGGTGGTTCGGGGGCTAGTTATATTTCAGCTGTCGCCAAAACTGGTACTCAAGTTTATCTGACTTCTGACTGTAAGTTTCATCAGTTTCAAGAAAGCCGCGATCGCAATCTCATTTTAATCGATGCCGGACATTACGCTACCGAACGTCCAGCTTGCGATCGCTTGGTGCAAAAATTCCAGTCTTTAAACTTAGACTGGGTGCAATTAAGCCAAAAGGATGAAGATTTCCGCCAGTTTTTTGCTTGA
- a CDS encoding DUF6679 family protein → MLHRKIYQLCCDGREVCVFLRDQQRWIERARIIDIEGDLVTLRYETEEEDEVCSWEEMVRLESIGAVTQKLASVPRGNVEPLMTEDCPEAERIHNRYTDSNPE, encoded by the coding sequence ATGCTACACCGCAAGATTTATCAACTCTGTTGCGATGGGCGCGAGGTATGTGTTTTCTTGCGGGACCAGCAACGCTGGATTGAACGCGCCCGCATCATCGACATAGAGGGAGATTTAGTGACCCTACGCTATGAAACAGAAGAAGAAGACGAAGTTTGTTCTTGGGAAGAAATGGTTCGCCTCGAGAGCATTGGTGCTGTAACGCAAAAACTAGCTTCAGTACCACGCGGTAATGTGGAGCCTTTGATGACTGAAGATTGTCCCGAAGCCGAACGCATCCACAACCGTTACACTGACTCTAATCCAGAATAA
- a CDS encoding MBL fold metallo-hydrolase, with protein MRDNLSASSRVDAAFGGTELECFPYSVQHYDEGVCLLVKMGPHRILLDCGLEDISSLAKGLTKSVRGTGSPPPADFVLISHAHPDHARGLLALHKAFPKLPIYGSEVTSKLLPLNWLDQDPEKISEFCHALPLRSPVEFQDGLVAELFPSGHLPGAVAILLTYTTKQRTYKLLYTGDFFLSNSRLVEGLRLEELRGLDLDVLIIEGSYGTSRHPHRRNQENQLAERINRAIADHCSVILPTPALGLGQELLMLLRSHHHFTGRDIDIWVDGAVATGCDAYLELLPHLPPSVQNFARHQPLFWDERVRPRVRRLQAEHRPTVGKSPCIVLTDSTDDLGKHCQLDTGPWLILLPEKIDIKVNKEYLAPTTVETYLLAQHSDGPGTTQLIHNLRPQHVIFVHGSPAYLADLTSLEELQNRYHVHSPAADILVELPIGDTFLQPAAPETNYEGELTELGTVITITLTDVITTDPRWRQFADTGLIEARWQGEELVLRGLSQRELLNQNSDRYTWTDVDCCGTCRHQRGQRCWNPASPLYNFKVTLEGYCPAFEGLNDSQ; from the coding sequence ATGAGGGATAATCTGTCGGCATCCTCTCGCGTAGATGCTGCGTTCGGGGGTACTGAATTAGAATGTTTCCCCTATAGTGTCCAGCATTACGATGAGGGCGTGTGTTTATTAGTGAAGATGGGCCCACACCGCATCCTATTGGATTGTGGTTTGGAGGATATTTCATCGCTGGCGAAGGGGCTTACTAAGTCGGTACGTGGAACTGGTTCGCCCCCACCAGCAGACTTCGTTTTGATTAGTCACGCCCACCCAGATCACGCCAGAGGCTTACTGGCACTTCATAAAGCTTTTCCAAAGTTACCTATTTATGGTAGCGAAGTAACCAGCAAGTTACTGCCGTTGAATTGGCTAGACCAAGATCCTGAGAAAATTTCCGAATTTTGTCATGCCTTGCCGTTGCGATCGCCTGTGGAATTCCAAGATGGTTTGGTGGCAGAATTATTTCCCTCCGGGCATCTACCAGGGGCAGTGGCAATTCTCCTTACCTACACCACTAAGCAGCGTACTTATAAGTTACTGTACACAGGAGATTTTTTCCTGTCAAACTCCCGGTTGGTAGAAGGTTTGCGTTTAGAGGAACTGCGAGGATTAGATTTGGATGTGCTAATTATTGAAGGCAGTTATGGCACATCCCGTCATCCTCACCGCCGCAACCAAGAAAATCAATTAGCAGAACGAATTAATCGGGCGATCGCTGACCATTGTTCTGTGATCCTTCCCACCCCGGCTTTAGGATTGGGTCAAGAATTATTAATGCTCTTACGCTCTCATCACCACTTCACCGGGCGAGATATAGATATCTGGGTAGATGGTGCTGTTGCTACTGGTTGTGATGCTTATCTAGAACTGTTACCCCATCTTCCCCCATCTGTACAGAACTTCGCCCGCCATCAACCCTTATTTTGGGATGAACGGGTGCGTCCCCGCGTGCGTCGTTTACAAGCAGAACATCGTCCCACTGTGGGTAAGTCACCTTGTATTGTTCTCACCGATTCTACAGATGATTTGGGTAAGCACTGCCAACTAGACACTGGCCCTTGGCTAATCCTGCTACCAGAAAAAATTGATATAAAAGTTAATAAAGAATATTTAGCACCTACCACTGTTGAAACTTATCTCTTGGCTCAACATAGTGATGGGCCTGGTACTACGCAGCTAATTCATAATTTGCGACCCCAGCACGTCATTTTTGTTCACGGTTCACCTGCCTACTTGGCAGACCTGACTAGCTTAGAGGAGTTGCAAAACCGCTACCATGTCCATTCGCCGGCGGCTGACATTTTAGTAGAATTGCCTATCGGCGATACATTTTTACAACCTGCAGCACCAGAAACTAATTACGAAGGTGAACTGACAGAGTTGGGAACAGTAATCACAATCACCCTAACTGATGTGATTACTACCGATCCTCGTTGGCGGCAATTTGCTGATACTGGTTTGATCGAAGCTCGTTGGCAAGGCGAAGAACTAGTATTGAGGGGATTGTCTCAAAGAGAATTGCTCAACCAAAATAGCGATCGCTATACATGGACAGATGTAGACTGTTGTGGTACTTGCCGACACCAAAGGGGGCAGCGATGTTGGAATCCAGCTTCCCCGTTGTATAACTTTAAGGTAACTCTAGAAGGTTACTGTCCTGCTTTTGAAGGTTTGAATGATAGCCAATAG
- a CDS encoding RDD family protein: MTIERLPQKHYPKAEIGRRGMALGLDFLGVWLVSSLLGGSDIGIQFLQILVFVIFWLILRVLVVYNNQGQSLGRWAFDLKVLEVEDGEVVGRVPDLLSLVKREAIVGLGALLVSIALSNIRANPTAILLVLPLAIDCGTAFSDTQMRQALHDRYCETFIVSSRRGYSLDIKIKRLVDNMRRNVRR; the protein is encoded by the coding sequence ATGACTATCGAACGACTTCCCCAAAAACACTATCCCAAGGCTGAAATTGGGCGACGAGGTATGGCATTGGGGCTTGATTTCCTTGGTGTCTGGTTAGTCAGTTCCCTACTGGGGGGCAGCGATATCGGGATTCAATTTCTGCAAATCCTAGTTTTTGTGATATTTTGGCTGATTTTGCGAGTGCTGGTGGTATACAACAATCAAGGGCAAAGTTTAGGGCGTTGGGCGTTCGATTTAAAGGTATTGGAAGTCGAAGATGGGGAAGTAGTGGGCAGAGTTCCAGATTTGCTCTCACTGGTGAAGCGAGAGGCGATCGTTGGCTTGGGTGCCCTTTTAGTATCAATTGCCCTCAGCAATATTAGAGCCAATCCCACTGCTATACTGCTAGTACTTCCCCTAGCAATTGATTGTGGAACTGCCTTTTCTGATACCCAGATGCGGCAGGCTTTACACGATCGCTATTGTGAAACTTTCATAGTTTCGTCGCGTCGTGGCTACTCGCTTGACATAAAAATTAAAAGATTAGTTGATAATATGCGGCGGAATGTGAGAAGATAG
- the rpmG gene encoding 50S ribosomal protein L33, whose translation MAKSKGARIIVTLECTECRTNSDKRSAGVSRYTSTKNRRNTTNRLELKKFCTHCNKHTVHKEIK comes from the coding sequence ATGGCTAAGAGTAAAGGTGCCCGCATTATTGTGACACTAGAGTGTACCGAGTGTCGGACAAATTCAGACAAGCGTTCTGCTGGTGTTTCACGTTATACCAGCACCAAGAATCGCCGCAACACCACTAACAGGCTAGAACTGAAAAAGTTCTGCACCCACTGCAACAAACATACCGTTCACAAGGAAATTAAGTAG
- the rpsR gene encoding 30S ribosomal protein S18 encodes MSYFRRRLSPIKPGEPIDYKDVDLLRKFVTERGKILPRRITGLTSQQQRELTLAIKRSRIVALLPFINAEG; translated from the coding sequence ATGAGTTATTTCCGTCGTCGCCTTTCTCCGATCAAGCCAGGAGAACCAATCGATTATAAAGATGTTGATTTACTGCGTAAGTTTGTCACCGAGCGGGGTAAGATATTGCCACGTCGGATTACTGGGCTTACATCTCAGCAACAGCGAGAGTTGACATTAGCAATTAAACGTTCGCGGATTGTGGCTTTGTTGCCATTTATCAATGCGGAAGGCTAA